The Tursiops truncatus isolate mTurTru1 chromosome X, mTurTru1.mat.Y, whole genome shotgun sequence DNA segment GGGATTCCACTTGTCACTGTTGGGAAATGTCATATCCGTGTCAATGACAGTCCTGGCGCCTGCTCACCTACCCCTCTCGAGTCTTACGGTTACTTCTGTAGGATGACTTTCAAAACTGCAGGAACGTCTGAGGGGGCTAAAATATTTCCATGCAAGTCTCCAAACCCAATAAGCTATGTTGCTATTAATTAAAACGAAaatattgttaattaaaaaaagataaaggacagCTGGGTTAGTTTTGTTAAGCTTCCAGAAGTATTCGCTGTGATGACGTTCTTCTGAAACaggcttgtttgttttctcagaTCTGCCTGCACTTTCCAAGTCACCTGCACGTTCCATGTTTGAAAGTAGGAACGCTCAGAAAACACGCCACACGGGGAAATCAAACGTTAGTACAGGGGAGAAAAGGTCAGTTGAGAATTACAGCtaaattcaaatgttaattttctggAAGTCCGTGTTAGTCTTTTGAAAGCAcaaaagaacagaaggaaggtTCTGATGAGGAAGTTAAACCATGCATTTCGCTAAGTTCTTTCTGCTCACAGAACAGGGTGAGCAGCCGAGTTGGAGCAGCCGCTGCAACTCTGATGTGTCGTGTGACCGACACGGTGGGTCCCAGCTGAGCCACAAGAGGCATCTCAGTGGGGGGCTTTATCTCTTAGGCTTCTTGCTTACGTCACTAAGCAGCTACATGGTCAGCACTTTTCTGCTCTATGATAAACATGCAGAAGAGTCAATCTAGCTAAGTGTTCGTTTGCTAATTGCAGCTATGGAGAAATTGACTTTGCTGCAGGGTTGCTTTTTGCTAAATCCTAATAATGATCACTGTGTGCCCTTACTTGAGTAataactgtaaaatgggagaaaagacaGAAGGAGCAACCCTGAAGAGGTGAAAGGCCGCTCTCGCCCTATGGGTGGTGCCGGGCAGAGGGCGAGGACACGAGGAACAAGACTCAAATTCCATTTTACAGGACAGGAGCCCCTGTCACTTTACAGCTTTTTGGCACAGTCGGGGCAATACACTTGCTCCTGATGGAAAACAAAGCGCTTGTTGGCCAGATTCATGGAGCATTTTTTGCAGTGGAAGCAGTAGTCGTGCCAGGATTGTCCTTCATAGGCCACCACACTGGAGCCTTTACCAAACCCTGtggaggaaacaaaagcaaacaaaagcgACAGCTGAGTGGACACAGGTGGCAGCCAGGCCGCCGCCTTGCCCATTCACGGAGCCGACAAGCACGCGGGCAGCGTCCGCCCGGCGCCCGGCCCCCCCACTCCACCGCGCACCGTCCCCCGCGCCGCCGGGACCTGAGAAGATGCCAGAGCTCAGTCGAGGGCCCCCTTGCTCTCcagaacccacatcccctgccaCCGCCATCGCCCTGTGACTGATGCGCACCGACCTCCCAGCACAACCAGTTTCTTTGATTTAGGTCAGGGCCATGGCATCAAAGTGGCCACCAGGAGGCAAACTTGGGCTGTTTGTGGGGTGTGCACTTACCGGGCCTCGAGGAGCTGCTAAGCTTCGATTTTTTCTATAAAGAACCACCACCCACGAGGGACAAGTCCTCTCTCCACCCGGATGCCTGCCCCGGAGGTTGGCGCTGGGAAACAGGGTGAGAGGCAAGCGTTTCCCGTGGCACACTGGGGGCTTCCTAGCTTTAGAGACTGGGTGGCTCACTCTTGACACAGTCCTTTTCCCTGAGGATGGCAAAAGTCTTCTCAAATGTACATTTCAAGGCTCCCCGGGAGATGGGAAAATTGGAGGCGGGGGAGAGGGCCCAGGGCACGTGGACCGCGGCCGCGAGATGAGGAATGAAGTGATTAGCTCGGCTCCTGATCGCAAAAAAAACTGCCCACTGGCACCTCTGAGCTAGCCTTCCGCTATGGGGTGTTCTCATCCCAGCTTCTCGCTCTCcggcctcccccacctcccctcccctcccctcccccaccccagcccaccccgctcctctccccccacccctaccccccagcATCCCCGCGCAGTGCCTGCCCGTGGCCGTGGGTCTCAGGCTCGTGATCTCCGGCAGCAGCGTTAGTTAGTCGGCAGTCGTCAGAAGTGTTCTGTGTTGCAAAGGCTAACCTGGCCTGGGGGAGAATCCAAACTATTTGGGGGCCTTCGGGACCACAGTGGCAGGGGGAGAGGGCATTCTTTGGGGCCTTTGTGGATGAAACCGACGACGTAGGAAAATGAGAGATGGTTACCATGCGCAAAACCTAGCCTGGCAGACTTAGCAAGGACTCTTTAGCCTACCAGTGATGGGGTTCTTGCATCCAGCACACTTCTTGGCCACAAAGTTCTTGTAGCAATCCACGCAGTAATACTGGTCCTCCACAGCGGTGAAACGCTGCCCAGCCAGCTTCTTAGAGCAGGTAACACACACAAAGCACTCGGCATGCCAGGGCTGATCCTGGTAAGTGATTCCTCCAGATGTGATGGCCTAGACCAGGGAGTGTAGCACCGGATTCAGATTCAACAACCattttgttgagtgcctactacgtgccaggcactgtgctgggcgctCTGGTCTACAATATCTCATTGAATCGCCACAACGGCCATGGGAGGCAGGCGCTATTATTATCCCCCagttacagatgaagacactggggTTCAGAGAAGGCAGGCCCCTGTGCGAGGTTACTACACAGCAACTGGGGGGAGGAGGCTGGCCTCCAGGGCCGGTGTGCCCGCGGACAGCCTGCCTTGGCCTGGGCGTGGCTTTCTACTACCACAGTctcatcatctgtaaaacgagAATAATAATCCCTACGTCACAGGGCTGTCGTGAGGATGGAATGGGATAGTGTGTGTGCAAGTGCTCTGCAAACTGTCAAACGCCTCTAGAAGCAACGGTCAGCGCAGAACTCCCTTGACACGTACCTTGTTGCACTTCACGCAGTGCTTGGCAAACTTGGCCTCGTGGCAAGTCACGCAGTAGAAGTCCTCCCCTTTAGGGAAGAAGCTTCCCGTCCCGATGACTTGCTTGCAGTTGCTGCAGGTGAAGCAGTCTTTGTGCCAGACGGTGCCCTTGTACTCCACGTTCTGATCTCCTGCGGGGGGAAGAGACGGGGTAGCCCCACTGACAGTGCTCTGCAGGGGGCTGCATCCGCTGGCGCCGTCCTGGGCCCTCCAGAGGGGAGGAAATGCAGGCCCTGCAGTTCTTGGCCTCACGCTTCCAGTCACCTACCCGCAGGGGCTTCTCTACCGCGTCCTCCTGTGGTCATGCCAACCCAGACTCTGTCAGGGAGGGGACCCCGGCTGTAGTGATTTAGGGTCAGATGCCTGaatccccgcccccccccaccccccatggccTTTGTGGACTCCGAGATTCAACGGGGGACTATGTGACCCGGAATTACACCCTAAGGAAGAAGCATGCTTCGATCACTTACTATCCCAAGTGAGAAAGCGCTACATACTTTTCACTTCCTTCTCTTGCCACAGACAGTTCTCTCCAGTGTTCTTTAGTtgccgtgtgtgcgtgtgtgcgagcatatatgtgtacacatatatacgtgtatatatatgcgTGCATATATACGCTGAGCTCCAGCCGCGGCTCCCAGCAGCGCCAGCCCCATCACCGCAAGCAACCCCACGCCACGTCTGCCCCCAGGGCCTCCTCCCTGGCTGCCCCGGGGCTGAGTGCGGCCGGTACCTGCCACGATGGGCTTGAAGCAGCCCTTGCACTTGGGGGAGTCCTCCCGAGTGGTGCACTTGTTGCACAGGATCTTGTTGTCCTTGGCCACGAAGGTCTCATTGGCCAAGGAGCGGAGGCACTTGGCGCAGCGGAAGCAGGTGTCGTGCCAGTAGCGGTTCTTGTAGTGCACCTCCTGGGAACCAAGCAGGGGGCCGGACGCCATGAGCGGGGCGTCCCGTCAAGACGACATGGTCCCTCACACCAGAGCCCGAGCGGAAGGGCCGGTGCCCCGTCCAGGTCCACcctcagccccgcccgcccc contains these protein-coding regions:
- the FHL1 gene encoding four and a half LIM domains protein 1 isoform X1; this encodes MASHRHSGPSSYKVGTMAEKFDCHYCRDNLQGKKYVQKDGHHCCLKCFDKFCANTCVECRKPIGADSKEVHYKNRYWHDTCFRCAKCLRSLANETFVAKDNKILCNKCTTREDSPKCKGCFKPIVAGDQNVEYKGTVWHKDCFTCSNCKQVIGTGSFFPKGEDFYCVTCHEAKFAKHCVKCNKAITSGGITYQDQPWHAECFVCVTCSKKLAGQRFTAVEDQYYCVDCYKNFVAKKCAGCKNPITGKRTVSRVSHPVSKARKPPVCHGKRLPLTLFPSANLRGRHPGGERTCPSWVVVLYRKNRSLAAPRGPGLVKAPVWWPMKDNPGTTTASTAKNAP
- the FHL1 gene encoding four and a half LIM domains protein 1 isoform X4 — translated: MASHRHSGPSSYKVGTMAEKFDCHYCRDNLQGKKYVQKDGHHCCLKCFDKFCANTCVECRKPIGADSKEVHYKNRYWHDTCFRCAKCLRSLANETFVAKDNKILCNKCTTREDSPKCKGCFKPIVAGDQNVEYKGTVWHKDCFTCSNCKQVIGTGSFFPKGEDFYCVTCHEAKFAKHCVKCNKGLVKAPVWWPMKDNPGTTTASTAKNAP
- the FHL1 gene encoding four and a half LIM domains protein 1 isoform X3; amino-acid sequence: MASHRHSGPSSYKVGTMAEKFDCHYCRDNLQGKKYVQKDGHHCCLKCFDKFCANTCVECRKPIGADSKEVHYKNRYWHDTCFRCAKCLRSLANETFVAKDNKILCNKCTTREDSPKCKGCFKPIVAGDQNVEYKGTVWHKDCFTCSNCKQVIGTGSFFPKGEDFYCVTCHEAKFAKHCVKCNKAITSGGITYQDQPWHAECFVCVTCSKKLAGQRFTAVEDQYYCVDCYKNFVAKKCAGCKNPITGFGKGSSVVAYEGQSWHDYCFHCKKCSMNLANKRFVFHQEQVYCPDCAKKL
- the FHL1 gene encoding four and a half LIM domains protein 1 isoform X2, with product MAEKFDCHYCRDNLQGKKYVQKDGHHCCLKCFDKFCANTCVECRKPIGADSKEVHYKNRYWHDTCFRCAKCLRSLANETFVAKDNKILCNKCTTREDSPKCKGCFKPIVAGDQNVEYKGTVWHKDCFTCSNCKQVIGTGSFFPKGEDFYCVTCHEAKFAKHCVKCNKAITSGGITYQDQPWHAECFVCVTCSKKLAGQRFTAVEDQYYCVDCYKNFVAKKCAGCKNPITGKRTVSRVSHPVSKARKPPVCHGKRLPLTLFPSANLRGRHPGGERTCPSWVVVLYRKNRSLAAPRGPGLVKAPVWWPMKDNPGTTTASTAKNAP